Proteins from a single region of Petrotoga mexicana DSM 14811:
- a CDS encoding bacterial transcriptional activator domain-containing protein yields MYVFKIKRHIYIDFEEFLVLSDEGFKEKEINRRLFLFSKAVSLYKGELLKENVHEEWVREKREYLKRIYVDMLIEMGNIHQKMNNKIDAHYYFQKAFYYSQREDSWLRLIKFYTENNEVEKAKGLFNEYKDIFGHAKEFPFTPVKVNDEESPTFYEKDGNLLSSELFDIVLELEKVKRDKDHLLVEIKLNSSFNDSLINELKKNIRREDLITYNSHHIYILFRGIKNLSESREIVVKKINNLLNEKGLKYSIIKVE; encoded by the coding sequence TTGTACGTTTTCAAAATCAAAAGACATATATATATTGATTTTGAAGAATTTTTAGTTTTAAGCGATGAAGGTTTTAAAGAGAAAGAAATCAATAGACGTTTGTTTTTGTTCTCGAAGGCTGTTAGTCTATACAAAGGTGAGTTATTAAAGGAAAATGTTCACGAGGAATGGGTAAGAGAAAAAAGGGAATATTTAAAACGGATATATGTTGATATGTTAATTGAAATGGGTAATATTCATCAAAAAATGAACAACAAAATCGATGCGCATTATTATTTCCAAAAGGCGTTTTATTATTCGCAAAGAGAAGATAGTTGGTTAAGATTGATTAAATTCTACACAGAAAATAATGAAGTTGAAAAAGCTAAAGGTTTATTCAACGAATACAAAGATATTTTTGGGCATGCCAAAGAGTTTCCCTTCACACCAGTCAAAGTAAATGATGAAGAATCACCAACATTTTACGAAAAAGATGGTAACCTTTTATCCTCCGAATTATTCGACATAGTTCTCGAACTTGAGAAAGTTAAAAGAGATAAAGACCACCTATTGGTGGAGATTAAATTGAATTCTTCTTTTAACGATTCATTAATTAATGAATTGAAAAAAAACATAAGACGGGAAGATTTAATAACTTATAATTCTCACCATATATATATTTTATTTAGAGGAATTAAAAACCTTTCTGAGAGTAGAGAAATTGTTGTTAAAAAGATCAACAATCTTTTAAATGAAAAAGGACTCAAATACTCTATAATAAAAGTAGAATAA
- a CDS encoding AfsR/SARP family transcriptional regulator produces the protein MLKVYMLGDFKIFLDDKPIENLKSRKAREILKYLILNRGQKVLVFDLYDLFWPGFDDESARQNLNTTLYYIRKNLGLSSNELTLQEDFCTFSKSKDIYILILKNF, from the coding sequence ATGCTTAAAGTTTATATGTTGGGGGATTTTAAAATCTTTCTTGATGATAAACCAATAGAAAATTTAAAATCAAGAAAAGCCAGAGAAATTCTGAAATATCTTATTCTCAATAGAGGCCAGAAGGTCTTAGTTTTTGATTTGTACGATCTGTTTTGGCCCGGTTTCGATGATGAAAGTGCGAGACAAAATTTAAATACTACACTATATTATATTAGAAAAAATTTAGGACTGAGTAGCAACGAATTAACCTTACAAGAGGATTTTTGTACGTTTTCAAAATCAAAAGACATATATATATTGATTTTGAAGAATTTTTAG
- a CDS encoding type II secretion system protein GspD → MIKSILKRALTLSVLSLMCFLAFSQESTAPKVTATFYNTDLIEALNEISLQTGVTILTDQYVSGLVTADFVEVDLEEALNILLLPGGYSYKKIDENVYFVGLADPQSHNFLNLTETQVISLNYISVDKFLNLIPENLHQYIKTNKETNQIVVYAPQNTIDYIKDLVEKLDKSEPYIELTVYIVETNERYSDLIKGNVFNINQEGIINSFSFTSPVIGFSVQDLFEAEIEMYEKNETANLVTKQVVNVLPGEPALLSLKNLESIVFTTYRNEFRNIESGIEIEMTPTMRDKILQISFRTKTSNLMEVTKDGYLLSESELETKIHLNPNEILLIADLDLSQLYSKSGGTTLLKDLPFLRFLFGDNQSKDESKRMMIFLTATPTIEGVDQK, encoded by the coding sequence GTGATAAAAAGTATATTAAAAAGAGCATTAACTTTGTCTGTTTTATCACTTATGTGTTTTTTAGCCTTCTCCCAAGAAAGTACTGCCCCAAAAGTGACGGCGACTTTTTACAACACCGATTTGATAGAGGCTTTGAACGAAATATCTCTTCAAACGGGGGTAACAATTTTAACCGATCAATACGTGAGTGGTTTGGTCACAGCAGACTTTGTAGAAGTAGATTTAGAAGAGGCATTGAATATACTTCTACTCCCGGGTGGCTACTCTTACAAAAAAATTGATGAAAATGTTTACTTTGTGGGATTAGCAGATCCTCAAAGCCATAATTTTCTGAACCTAACTGAAACCCAAGTGATTTCTTTGAATTATATTTCGGTTGATAAATTTTTAAATTTGATTCCCGAAAATCTACATCAATACATAAAAACAAACAAAGAAACCAATCAAATAGTTGTGTATGCTCCACAAAATACAATAGATTATATAAAAGATCTGGTTGAAAAGTTGGACAAGAGTGAACCATATATTGAATTAACCGTTTATATCGTTGAGACAAATGAAAGATACTCCGATTTAATAAAGGGCAATGTGTTCAATATAAACCAAGAAGGTATCATTAACAGCTTTTCTTTTACCAGTCCGGTAATAGGATTTTCTGTACAAGATCTTTTTGAGGCTGAAATAGAGATGTACGAAAAGAACGAAACCGCAAATTTAGTTACTAAACAGGTTGTAAATGTTTTACCCGGAGAGCCAGCGTTATTAAGTTTGAAGAATTTGGAGAGTATCGTTTTTACTACATACAGAAACGAATTTAGAAATATTGAGAGTGGAATAGAAATAGAAATGACCCCAACTATGAGGGATAAAATCCTTCAAATTTCGTTTAGGACAAAAACATCAAACTTGATGGAAGTTACAAAAGATGGTTATTTACTTTCAGAATCAGAGTTGGAGACTAAGATCCATTTAAACCCCAACGAGATTTTGTTGATAGCGGATTTGGATTTGAGCCAACTTTATTCAAAAAGTGGGGGAACAACGTTGCTGAAAGATCTTCCTTTTCTTAGGTTTTTATTTGGGGACAACCAAAGTAAAGACGAAAGTAAACGGATGATGATATTTTTAACTGCTACCCCAACCATTGAAGGGGTTGATCAGAAATGA
- a CDS encoding YceD family protein, which produces MFNEELKNKNLIIELESFEKILEREIIIRNWKEIELPSEKAKILAPIDVNVSLEKGESRVLVSGKIETMVQLHCSRCLKPIEYWIEESFEAVYLSRNFEKYLSKTERLKTLDNLIYYDGQSLDLTNRVIETIILSVPEVPLCREDCKGLCPICGTDLNENPDHSCETEEIDPRFVTLKKLLDNEKLN; this is translated from the coding sequence ATGTTTAACGAAGAATTGAAAAATAAAAACCTTATAATTGAATTAGAATCTTTTGAAAAGATATTAGAAAGAGAAATCATCATTAGAAATTGGAAAGAAATTGAACTACCTTCTGAAAAGGCAAAGATACTTGCCCCGATAGATGTCAATGTTTCTTTGGAGAAAGGAGAAAGTCGTGTATTAGTAAGTGGTAAAATTGAAACTATGGTCCAGCTTCATTGCTCGAGATGTTTGAAACCCATTGAGTACTGGATAGAAGAAAGTTTTGAAGCAGTCTATTTAAGTAGGAACTTTGAAAAGTATTTGTCAAAAACTGAGCGTTTAAAAACATTGGATAATCTTATTTACTATGATGGCCAATCACTAGATTTGACAAATCGAGTAATAGAGACTATAATATTATCAGTACCAGAGGTTCCACTGTGTAGAGAAGATTGTAAAGGGTTATGTCCTATCTGTGGGACTGATTTAAACGAAAATCCAGATCATTCTTGTGAAACAGAGGAGATTGACCCACGTTTTGTAACATTAAAAAAATTGCTGGATAACGAAAAATTAAATTAA
- the rpmF gene encoding 50S ribosomal protein L32: MATPKQKPSRSRTHSRRAKFYSAYKINVVKCPKCGEPKLPHRVCLNCGYYGDKQILEIGE, encoded by the coding sequence ATGGCAACGCCAAAACAAAAACCTTCAAGAAGTAGGACACATTCAAGAAGAGCAAAATTTTACTCTGCATACAAGATCAACGTTGTAAAATGTCCGAAGTGCGGAGAGCCAAAATTACCACACCGCGTTTGTTTGAATTGTGGATACTATGGTGACAAACAAATCTTAGAAATAGGTGAATAA
- the plsX gene encoding phosphate acyltransferase PlsX codes for MDSVKIGIDLYGGDNAPHSVVEGALFALKNKFLSPDELIIVGNEISKEDLDKISNLKIVPAKNLVSNETKPTEVLKLKESSMYVGCDMLKNNELNAFVSAGNTGALLSSGTFVAGRLPGIKRPALVLALPSKSNKPKILVDAGANAEVKAEHFYDFAREGIAYAKFLNLENPRVGILNIGSEDEKGNSLVREASNLLKEEKKFNYVGYIEARELFDDTCDIIVTDGFTGNNVLKTIEGTAYFILHELKETIKKGGLFTKLGALFLKGSLKSLVNKIDYRSYGGTFFLGVNGILVKAHGSSDAEAIANALYVAYRAAKFDLIKKIEI; via the coding sequence ATGGATAGTGTAAAAATAGGTATAGATCTATACGGCGGTGATAATGCGCCCCACTCAGTTGTTGAGGGCGCACTTTTTGCTTTGAAGAATAAGTTTCTTTCCCCGGACGAATTGATTATAGTGGGAAATGAAATTTCGAAAGAAGATTTAGATAAAATATCGAATTTAAAGATTGTACCAGCTAAAAACTTGGTTAGTAACGAAACAAAACCAACAGAAGTTTTGAAATTGAAGGAATCTTCCATGTATGTTGGTTGTGATATGTTGAAAAATAACGAATTAAATGCTTTTGTGAGTGCAGGCAACACTGGTGCATTACTTTCAAGCGGTACTTTTGTTGCTGGTAGGCTTCCTGGTATAAAAAGGCCTGCCTTGGTTTTGGCCCTTCCTTCTAAATCAAATAAACCTAAAATTTTGGTGGATGCGGGAGCGAATGCTGAAGTAAAAGCTGAACATTTTTACGATTTCGCTAGGGAAGGAATAGCTTATGCTAAATTTTTGAATCTTGAAAATCCCAGAGTGGGGATTTTAAATATCGGTTCTGAAGACGAAAAGGGGAATTCACTAGTTAGAGAAGCTTCTAATTTGTTAAAAGAAGAAAAGAAGTTTAATTATGTCGGCTATATAGAAGCACGTGAACTGTTTGATGACACGTGTGATATAATAGTTACAGATGGATTCACTGGTAACAACGTTTTAAAAACAATAGAAGGTACAGCTTATTTCATCCTCCACGAATTGAAAGAAACGATAAAAAAGGGTGGGTTGTTCACAAAATTAGGAGCCTTGTTTTTAAAAGGGTCATTGAAGTCTTTAGTTAATAAGATTGATTATAGGAGTTATGGTGGAACATTCTTTTTGGGGGTCAATGGTATTTTAGTCAAGGCACATGGGTCTTCAGACGCAGAGGCAATAGCTAACGCTTTGTATGTGGCTTACAGAGCTGCTAAATTTGACTTGATCAAAAAGATTGAGATTTAA
- the glmS gene encoding glutamine--fructose-6-phosphate transaminase (isomerizing) encodes MCGIVGFVSDRKVKVEDLISGLKKLEYRGYDSAGLAYNVNHSIKYLKKPGRISEIEKLLLNEGLLEESFYSGIAHTRWATHGVVSEQNSHPHLDCKEEIAVVHNGIIENFQELRTELEVKGHIFKSETDSEVIAHLIEDKYNGDLFDSVLKALKELEGAYAIAVVHKDKSDQIIAARKGSPLVVASNENISMLASDVTPLLKYSKEMNFLNDGEVAILTPKGYSLFNLEGVPLEKKPIRITWDESLAEKSGYPHFMLKEIFEQPIALESVLVGRLKDGKPQIKEVQSLEGFVKNKMKKVYVVACGTSYHAGLAAKYFMNRYSDIDFDIEVASEFRYMDPVIDSNTLVLAISQSGETIDTLEGVRLAKKKGAYVLAISNVVGSTICRESDAVLYLNTGPEIGVAATKTYTAQIALLYTLAAQLIHWKGYKDEELDDIMRTIEKMPELFRMILDKTNGHMMELVKKYKNFKDMMYIGRIFGFPAALEGALKLKEISYINAIAYQAGELKHGPIALLDDNFPVFAIVPSGKLREKMISNIMEVKARSARVIALTPIDDQQTKKICDDYIDVPTVSEPLIPLVVAPITQLFAYYTAVQKGLDPDKPRNLAKSVTVE; translated from the coding sequence TTGTGTGGGATAGTAGGGTTTGTTTCAGATAGAAAAGTGAAGGTTGAAGATCTTATTTCTGGGTTAAAAAAACTTGAGTATCGAGGGTACGATTCCGCAGGTTTAGCTTACAATGTAAATCATTCTATTAAATATTTAAAAAAGCCTGGAAGAATTAGCGAGATTGAAAAATTACTATTAAATGAAGGGTTATTAGAAGAAAGTTTTTATTCTGGAATTGCGCACACAAGATGGGCAACCCACGGGGTTGTTTCAGAGCAAAACTCCCATCCGCATTTGGATTGTAAAGAAGAGATAGCCGTTGTACATAACGGTATCATAGAGAACTTTCAAGAGTTGAGAACTGAGCTTGAAGTTAAGGGCCATATCTTCAAATCAGAAACCGATTCCGAAGTTATCGCTCATTTGATAGAAGATAAATACAACGGAGATCTTTTTGATTCGGTTTTAAAAGCTTTAAAGGAACTTGAAGGTGCGTATGCGATTGCCGTAGTTCATAAAGACAAATCTGATCAAATCATAGCAGCAAGAAAAGGCAGCCCTTTAGTGGTTGCAAGTAATGAAAATATAAGTATGTTAGCTTCAGACGTCACTCCTTTATTGAAGTATTCAAAAGAGATGAATTTTTTGAATGATGGCGAGGTAGCTATTTTAACGCCTAAAGGTTATTCTTTATTTAACTTGGAGGGTGTTCCCCTTGAGAAAAAACCGATACGTATAACCTGGGATGAGTCGCTGGCAGAGAAATCAGGATATCCACATTTCATGTTGAAAGAAATTTTTGAGCAACCAATAGCGTTAGAATCTGTTTTAGTTGGCCGATTAAAAGATGGAAAACCACAGATAAAAGAAGTACAATCTTTAGAAGGTTTTGTGAAGAACAAAATGAAGAAAGTATATGTAGTCGCATGTGGTACGAGTTATCATGCTGGTTTAGCTGCAAAATACTTCATGAATAGATATTCAGATATTGATTTTGACATAGAGGTTGCCTCAGAGTTCAGATACATGGATCCAGTAATAGATAGTAATACTTTGGTGCTGGCTATATCTCAATCTGGTGAAACTATAGATACGCTAGAGGGGGTCAGATTAGCAAAGAAAAAAGGAGCATATGTATTAGCTATAAGTAATGTAGTTGGTTCTACTATCTGTAGAGAATCTGACGCAGTTCTCTATCTCAACACTGGTCCGGAGATAGGGGTTGCCGCAACAAAAACTTATACTGCACAGATAGCTTTGCTTTACACCTTAGCTGCACAACTTATCCATTGGAAAGGTTACAAAGACGAAGAGCTGGATGACATAATGAGAACCATCGAGAAAATGCCAGAATTGTTTAGGATGATCTTAGATAAAACAAACGGTCACATGATGGAGTTGGTAAAGAAGTATAAAAACTTCAAAGATATGATGTATATAGGTAGGATTTTTGGTTTTCCTGCGGCTCTGGAAGGTGCTTTAAAATTAAAAGAAATCAGTTATATCAATGCGATCGCCTATCAAGCAGGTGAATTAAAACACGGGCCAATAGCCCTATTAGACGATAATTTTCCAGTATTTGCAATAGTCCCTTCAGGGAAACTAAGAGAGAAGATGATTTCCAATATTATGGAAGTGAAAGCGCGTAGCGCGAGGGTTATAGCTTTAACTCCCATAGATGATCAACAAACGAAGAAAATATGTGATGATTACATCGATGTGCCTACTGTTTCGGAACCTTTAATACCGTTGGTAGTGGCTCCTATTACGCAACTTTTCGCTTATTACACAGCGGTACAAAAAGGTTTAGATCCTGATAAACCAAGAAATTTAGCAAAAAGTGTCACGGTTGAATAA
- the rsfS gene encoding ribosome silencing factor — protein sequence MLKTDVFNSVKEIVELLEEKDGENIVVLDMEDSELMVDYFVIVTGNSEPHRVALRDQVVRYLKDEDIPITFYDKGQSTDWMIIDAGIFIVHIFSEESREFYDLEGLWGEQNRTVL from the coding sequence TTGTTAAAAACTGATGTTTTTAATTCCGTTAAAGAAATAGTCGAATTGCTAGAAGAAAAAGATGGAGAAAATATTGTAGTACTTGACATGGAAGATTCCGAGTTGATGGTTGATTACTTTGTCATTGTTACGGGAAATTCAGAACCACATAGAGTAGCGTTAAGAGACCAAGTAGTCAGGTATCTAAAAGATGAAGATATACCCATAACATTTTACGATAAAGGTCAAAGTACCGATTGGATGATAATCGATGCGGGTATCTTTATAGTTCATATATTCTCCGAAGAGAGTAGAGAATTTTACGATTTAGAAGGACTTTGGGGCGAACAAAATAGAACGGTATTATAA
- the rpsB gene encoding 30S ribosomal protein S2 — protein sequence MSVVSMKQLLEAGAHFGHRTRRWNPKMQPYIFTERKGIHIIDLQKTLKSIDEAYEFLKSSVMEKKRVLFVGTKKQAQQIVADEARRCGEFFVNNRWLGGLLTNFKTIKSRIDKLEQLSEYVESEEFSKLPKKEQATIRRNLEKLEKNLGGLRGMKKIPDVIFIIDPKKEEIAVKEANLLKLPIIATVDTNCDPDLIDYVIPANDDAIRTIMLIASKMADAIIEGKEGRIETLEESSEEEVEEEKGEVDEVDEKLEAEEKYASYAEELEEEEEELIPSEVGEEDDETEEEKF from the coding sequence GTGTCAGTGGTAAGTATGAAACAGTTACTTGAAGCAGGAGCTCACTTTGGTCATAGGACGAGAAGATGGAATCCCAAGATGCAGCCTTATATCTTTACTGAAAGAAAAGGGATTCATATTATTGATTTACAAAAGACTTTAAAAAGTATCGACGAAGCCTATGAATTTCTGAAAAGTTCGGTCATGGAAAAGAAAAGGGTATTGTTTGTTGGAACTAAGAAACAGGCGCAGCAAATCGTTGCCGATGAAGCACGCAGATGTGGAGAATTTTTTGTAAACAACAGATGGCTTGGCGGTTTGTTAACCAACTTCAAGACGATAAAATCAAGAATTGATAAATTGGAGCAATTAAGTGAGTACGTTGAAAGCGAAGAGTTTTCAAAACTACCCAAAAAAGAACAAGCCACCATACGAAGAAATTTGGAGAAATTAGAAAAAAACTTGGGTGGTTTACGTGGAATGAAAAAAATTCCAGATGTAATATTCATTATTGATCCTAAAAAAGAAGAGATCGCTGTGAAAGAAGCAAATTTACTTAAATTACCTATAATAGCAACGGTAGATACTAATTGTGATCCTGATCTTATCGATTACGTTATTCCCGCAAATGATGACGCTATTAGAACCATAATGCTTATTGCCTCGAAAATGGCCGATGCGATTATTGAAGGAAAAGAAGGGAGAATAGAAACCCTCGAAGAAAGTAGCGAAGAGGAAGTGGAAGAAGAAAAAGGTGAAGTAGATGAAGTAGACGAAAAATTAGAGGCTGAGGAGAAATACGCCAGTTACGCCGAAGAATTAGAAGAGGAGGAAGAAGAACTTATTCCTTCAGAAGTAGGAGAAGAAGACGACGAAACTGAAGAAGAAAAATTTTAA